From one Streptomyces mobaraensis genomic stretch:
- a CDS encoding SDR family NAD(P)-dependent oxidoreductase, whose product MTTALITGATAGIGAAFARRLAAEGHHLVLVARDEKRLGEQATELHDRHRVEVEVLRADLSTEDGIAAVEERLSDRKQPVDLLVNNAGFGNKGRFLEVTVQDELTMLKVHCEAVLRLTMAATRGMRERRRGGVINVASVAAFVPRGTYGASKAWVVQFTQGAARDLAGSGVRLMALCPGFVRTEFHARAGMGTDNIPGWMWLDADRLVDAALKDLARGKSLSVPDPRYKALTGLSKLMPRGAVARVSSSTGRRYGPN is encoded by the coding sequence ATGACGACTGCACTGATCACGGGAGCGACGGCCGGCATCGGCGCGGCCTTCGCGCGACGGCTGGCCGCCGAGGGTCACCACCTGGTGCTCGTGGCCCGCGACGAGAAGCGGCTGGGCGAACAGGCGACCGAACTCCACGACCGGCACCGGGTGGAGGTGGAGGTGCTGCGGGCCGACCTCTCGACGGAGGACGGCATCGCCGCCGTCGAGGAACGGCTCTCGGACCGCAAGCAGCCCGTCGATCTGCTGGTCAACAACGCCGGGTTCGGCAACAAGGGCCGCTTCCTGGAGGTCACCGTCCAGGACGAGCTCACCATGCTCAAGGTGCACTGCGAGGCGGTGCTGCGGCTGACCATGGCGGCCACGCGCGGGATGCGGGAGCGGCGGCGCGGCGGGGTGATCAACGTGGCGTCCGTCGCCGCGTTCGTGCCGCGCGGGACGTACGGGGCGAGCAAGGCGTGGGTGGTGCAGTTCACCCAGGGCGCGGCGCGGGACCTGGCGGGCAGCGGGGTGCGGCTGATGGCGCTGTGCCCGGGCTTCGTCCGGACGGAGTTCCACGCGCGGGCCGGGATGGGGACGGACAACATCCCGGGCTGGATGTGGCTGGACGCGGACCGGCTGGTGGACGCGGCGCTGAAGGACCTGGCGCGCGGGAAGTCCCTGTCGGTGCCCGATCCCCGGTACAAGGCGCTGACGGGTCTGTCGAAGCTGATGCCGCGGGGTGCGGTCGCCCGGGTGTCGTCCTCGACGGGCCGCCGGTACGGGCCCAACTGA
- a CDS encoding MOSC domain-containing protein — protein MRILSVNVGRPRTAADRSLPDSAFAAGLASGIDKRPVAGPVAVAAPGPKGEAGSGLAGDAVVSWKHHGGNDQAVYAFAREDLDRWERQLGRTLPDGSFGENLTTSGVDVSGARIGERWRVGGRLLLEVTSPRVPCRTFADWLGERGWMRRFTEEAAPGAYLRVLEPGEVRAGDPVTVVHRPGHEVSVAFAFRARTTERALLPRVLAAGDGLHPDLRAKAERYVASPPAAEEVPA, from the coding sequence ATGCGCATCCTCTCCGTCAACGTCGGACGTCCCCGTACCGCCGCCGACCGCTCCCTGCCGGACAGCGCCTTCGCGGCCGGCCTCGCCTCCGGCATCGACAAGCGGCCCGTGGCCGGGCCGGTGGCGGTGGCCGCGCCCGGGCCCAAGGGCGAGGCCGGCAGCGGGCTCGCCGGTGACGCGGTCGTCTCGTGGAAGCACCACGGCGGGAACGACCAGGCGGTGTACGCCTTCGCCCGGGAGGACCTCGACCGCTGGGAGCGGCAGCTGGGCCGGACGCTGCCGGACGGTTCGTTCGGCGAGAACCTCACCACGTCCGGGGTGGACGTGAGCGGCGCCCGGATCGGGGAGCGGTGGCGGGTCGGCGGCCGGCTGCTGCTGGAGGTCACCTCGCCGCGCGTCCCCTGCCGGACGTTCGCCGACTGGCTGGGCGAGCGGGGCTGGATGCGGCGGTTCACCGAGGAGGCCGCCCCGGGCGCGTACCTGCGGGTGCTCGAACCGGGGGAGGTCCGTGCGGGTGATCCCGTCACCGTCGTCCACCGCCCCGGTCACGAGGTCAGCGTCGCCTTCGCCTTCCGCGCCCGGACGACCGAACGGGCGCTGCTGCCCCGTGTTCTGGCGGCCGGCGACGGGTTGCACCCCGACCTGCGGGCGAAGGCCGAGCGGTACGTGGCGTCGCCACCGGCCGCCGAGGAGGTACCGGCCTGA
- a CDS encoding LysR family transcriptional regulator: protein MIEARHLRVLRAVATTGSFSAAARELGCTQPAVSQQMKALEQSAGTPLLVRTGRETRLTEAGRALVRHAAGILAGLTAAEEEIAAIAGLRAGRVRLVSFPSGSSTLVPTALAGMRAARPGIQISLEEAEPPRSVEMLRAGDCEIALAFRYPETRGPGSPAGADAEADGGWGKDDLVVRPLLTDRLVGVVPEGHPLADAERIGIDEFAGEPWIAGCPRCRRHLVEICENAGFTPRIDFATDDYPAVFGLVGAGLGVAVMPELAVESVRHRGARTVPVEPAVEREVVALTLPDLARVPAVAEMLDRLAAAARR from the coding sequence ATGATCGAGGCCCGCCACCTGCGCGTGCTGCGCGCCGTGGCCACCACCGGTTCGTTCTCCGCCGCAGCCCGGGAGCTGGGCTGCACCCAGCCCGCCGTCAGCCAGCAGATGAAGGCCCTGGAGCAGTCCGCGGGCACCCCGCTGCTCGTCCGCACCGGCCGCGAGACGCGGCTCACCGAGGCGGGCCGGGCGCTCGTCCGGCACGCCGCCGGCATTCTCGCCGGGCTCACCGCCGCCGAGGAGGAGATCGCCGCCATCGCCGGGCTGCGCGCGGGCCGGGTGCGGCTGGTCTCCTTCCCCAGCGGCAGCTCGACGCTGGTCCCCACCGCCCTCGCCGGGATGCGCGCCGCCCGTCCCGGGATCCAGATCTCCCTGGAGGAGGCCGAGCCGCCGCGCTCGGTGGAGATGCTGCGGGCCGGTGACTGCGAGATCGCGCTGGCCTTCCGCTACCCCGAGACGCGCGGCCCGGGCTCTCCGGCGGGCGCGGACGCGGAGGCCGACGGGGGCTGGGGCAAGGACGACCTCGTCGTCCGGCCGCTGCTCACCGACCGCCTCGTCGGCGTGGTCCCCGAGGGGCACCCGCTGGCGGACGCTGAGCGGATCGGCATCGACGAGTTCGCCGGCGAGCCGTGGATCGCGGGCTGCCCGCGCTGCCGCCGGCACCTGGTGGAGATCTGCGAGAACGCGGGCTTCACCCCGCGGATCGACTTCGCGACGGACGACTACCCGGCGGTGTTCGGCCTGGTCGGCGCCGGTCTCGGGGTGGCCGTGATGCCGGAGCTCGCGGTGGAGTCGGTACGCCACCGGGGGGCGAGGACGGTGCCGGTGGAGCCGGCCGTGGAGCGGGAGGTCGTGGCGCTGACCCTGCCGGACCTGGCGCGGGTGCCGGCCGTCGCGGAGATGCTCGACCGGCTGGCGGCGGCGGCGCGCCGCTGA
- a CDS encoding WhiB family transcriptional regulator produces MADFSRLPGPNADLWDWQLLAACRGVDSSLFFHPEGERGAARSARETSAKEVCMRCPVRAECAAHALAVREPYGVWGGLTEDEREELMGRARQRPVPAGGTSPMSA; encoded by the coding sequence ATGGCAGATTTCTCCCGGCTCCCCGGCCCCAACGCCGACCTGTGGGACTGGCAGCTGCTGGCCGCCTGCCGCGGCGTCGACAGCTCGCTGTTCTTCCACCCGGAGGGCGAGCGCGGCGCCGCCCGCAGCGCCCGCGAGACCTCGGCGAAAGAGGTCTGCATGCGCTGCCCGGTGCGCGCGGAGTGCGCGGCGCACGCGCTGGCGGTCCGGGAACCCTACGGGGTGTGGGGCGGACTCACCGAGGACGAACGCGAGGAGCTCATGGGCCGGGCGCGACAGCGGCCGGTACCGGCGGGCGGCACGAGCCCGATGAGCGCGTGA
- a CDS encoding response regulator transcription factor produces MTSVLVCDDSPLAREALRRAVATVPGVERVTTAANGEEVLRRWGADRSDLILMDVRMPGLGGVETVRRLLSADPGARIIMLTVAEDLDGVALAVAAGARGYLHKDASRAELRATVTQALADPTWRLAPRRLRSAEMGAAPTLTAREIQVLEGMSHGRSNAEIGRELFLSEDTVKTHARRLFKKLGASDRAHAVALGFRWGLVR; encoded by the coding sequence ATGACATCCGTCCTCGTCTGCGACGACTCCCCGCTTGCCCGAGAGGCGCTCCGGCGTGCGGTGGCGACCGTGCCCGGCGTCGAGCGCGTGACGACGGCGGCCAACGGCGAGGAAGTCCTCCGCCGCTGGGGCGCCGATCGTTCGGACCTCATTCTGATGGACGTACGCATGCCCGGTCTGGGCGGCGTCGAGACGGTGCGCCGGCTGCTCTCCGCTGACCCCGGCGCCCGCATCATCATGCTCACGGTCGCCGAGGACCTGGACGGGGTGGCCCTCGCGGTCGCCGCCGGCGCCCGCGGCTACCTGCACAAGGACGCCTCGCGCGCCGAGCTGCGCGCCACGGTGACCCAGGCGCTCGCCGACCCCACCTGGCGGCTCGCCCCCCGGCGGCTGCGCTCGGCCGAGATGGGCGCGGCGCCCACCCTCACCGCCCGGGAGATCCAGGTGCTGGAGGGTATGAGCCACGGGCGGTCCAACGCCGAGATCGGCCGCGAGCTCTTCCTCTCCGAGGACACCGTGAAGACGCACGCCCGGCGGCTGTTCAAAAAGCTGGGCGCCTCCGACCGGGCGCACGCCGTGGCCCTCGGCTTCCGC